One window from the genome of Bacillus weihaiensis encodes:
- a CDS encoding cold-inducible protein YdjO-related protein, which yields MRFQQQVEKPPEVNLKIWACGSENCNGWMRDNFKSDENPDCPLCGHSMVEEEKTLPVLENFSAVHLKKE from the coding sequence ATGAGATTTCAACAACAAGTTGAAAAACCACCAGAAGTCAATTTAAAGATATGGGCTTGTGGTTCTGAGAACTGTAATGGTTGGATGCGTGATAACTTTAAATCCGACGAAAATCCAGACTGCCCACTTTGTGGACATAGCATGGTTGAGGAAGAAAAAACCCTACCAGTGCTTGAAAATTTTTCGGCAGTTCATCTTAAAAAGGAATAA
- a CDS encoding H-type small acid-soluble spore protein, with product MDINRVKQILSSSADIKVMYNGSSIWIDELHEDQQMVTCHLRGPLEERTQVLISELKEI from the coding sequence ATGGATATTAATCGAGTTAAACAAATTTTATCTTCATCTGCAGATATTAAAGTTATGTATAATGGAAGTTCTATTTGGATTGATGAGTTACATGAAGACCAACAAATGGTTACTTGTCATCTAAGAGGACCACTCGAGGAACGAACACAGGTCTTGATTTCAGAGCTAAAAGAAATATAA
- a CDS encoding DUF421 domain-containing protein, whose protein sequence is MDYSLIWKAVLIVLGGTILLRIAGRKSISQMTLAQVVIMIGLGSLLVQPIVGKNVWSTIVVGLTLVLTLVFVEYVQIKSDKVEKFISGKAKTVIQNGQLQEDQLKKLRISVDLLEMKLRQANVTKIEDVKYATLEPNGQIGFELKDQKKPVTKEDLTLINQDLQMIKQALQLLPTTQYSQSQIEQPSLFTEVSKNKHQVEPPEYLK, encoded by the coding sequence ATGGATTATAGTCTGATTTGGAAAGCAGTTCTTATTGTATTAGGAGGAACCATCTTATTAAGAATCGCAGGAAGAAAGTCAATTTCACAAATGACACTTGCTCAAGTTGTCATTATGATTGGATTAGGCTCTTTATTAGTGCAACCAATTGTAGGAAAGAATGTATGGAGTACAATAGTAGTTGGCTTAACACTAGTTTTAACATTAGTTTTTGTAGAATATGTTCAAATTAAATCTGATAAAGTAGAGAAATTCATTTCAGGAAAAGCGAAAACAGTTATTCAGAACGGTCAGTTACAAGAGGATCAATTGAAAAAGTTAAGAATATCAGTTGATTTATTAGAAATGAAGCTAAGACAAGCGAATGTTACAAAAATTGAAGACGTTAAATATGCAACACTGGAACCAAATGGACAAATAGGGTTTGAATTGAAGGATCAGAAAAAACCTGTAACAAAAGAGGATTTAACACTTATCAACCAGGATCTGCAAATGATTAAACAAGCACTACAGCTGCTTCCTACAACTCAATATTCACAAAGTCAGATCGAACAGCCATCACTTTTCACCGAGGTAAGTAAGAATAAACATCAGGTTGAACCACCTGAATATTTAAAATGA
- a CDS encoding tetratricopeptide repeat protein — protein MVQKKGDWKKEFEEAEKLHNKAIKGDKEAAKKAYTILKQIKQVSLNDSKVEALYGSSSALVARDQMDLIEKTNLAKRGLKSLDKAVATEPKNIDFRILRGNVAFRLPEMYFKRTKTAIEDFEFLIKEYESKKTNLNSEQYYEFLLNLGTSYNTLGKSNEAEKVWNKLVKMNPSFKPIIENVKRNGGE, from the coding sequence TTGGTTCAAAAGAAAGGGGATTGGAAAAAAGAATTTGAAGAAGCGGAAAAACTCCATAACAAAGCAATAAAAGGAGATAAAGAAGCAGCTAAGAAGGCCTATACTATTTTAAAACAAATCAAGCAAGTTTCTCTAAATGATTCTAAAGTAGAAGCATTATATGGAAGTTCTTCTGCACTTGTTGCTAGAGACCAGATGGATTTGATTGAGAAAACGAATTTAGCTAAAAGAGGTTTGAAGTCTTTAGATAAAGCTGTGGCAACAGAACCCAAAAACATAGATTTTCGAATTTTAAGAGGGAATGTTGCTTTCCGTTTACCTGAAATGTATTTTAAGCGAACCAAAACAGCTATTGAAGATTTTGAATTTCTGATTAAAGAATATGAGTCGAAAAAAACAAACTTGAATAGTGAACAGTATTATGAGTTCTTACTAAATCTTGGAACTTCCTACAATACACTTGGTAAAAGTAATGAGGCCGAAAAGGTTTGGAATAAATTAGTGAAAATGAATCCTAGCTTTAAACCAATCATTGAAAATGTGAAACGAAATGGGGGTGAGTAA
- a CDS encoding tetratricopeptide repeat protein has protein sequence MKKREKLLATLAKRNPYINNAILQSESRSKRKTKGKEENIDTRVKEQDTKSMKKAKVDVTNKSLEKVGKEEKGSQSLQLIEAIKDHDAGIKGDKIAVKKAYTMLKKLYSEQKANLEIRAYLGSAATLLGRDAHSVTDKMKYALEGLKHLDEVVEKKSDFFLARFLRGHVAYRLPDMYFQRMTTAIEDFTYIVNEYDQNAKLLTEEEYVEILKNLVDLFKRTNDLEKSSFYQEKLKQLKKATQPLVAIANDEKQEKQYQGSDLENEGMNEEASEFYERALKGTSEDVKKAISFFEVFVLTNSAPEVEMYLIDLQSMQARDSINTYEMFGSAIKSMKAMDSLIQEHPENLELKIIRARHSLRLPELFFRRAAIAMRDIESLLKDEGFLKQKGDETKYQLMYELGLAYEMLDMTEEALGAWNQLSKLRPGSYWQAKIDEKKDVYSYKEIDLRTLTVATPEKLYEKAKEMHKYGAKGSKVAARQSLKAWEKAKEANPECEIAATYYAASVALQGRFASDPQDMFKDTIQGLKLLKTCITTDNPELKFLRGMIYSAMPEGFFHTSDKAMKDLKSVKAAYEQEGENCSITREQYLQLLYELGLLYQRNSFHDKAEKTWKQLLKEEPNSPYAMRLESMDLTD, from the coding sequence ATGAAGAAACGAGAAAAACTATTGGCTACCTTAGCTAAACGTAATCCTTATATCAATAATGCTATTTTACAAAGTGAATCACGTTCTAAGAGAAAAACAAAAGGAAAAGAAGAAAATATAGACACAAGAGTAAAAGAACAAGATACGAAATCTATGAAGAAAGCAAAAGTGGATGTAACCAATAAAAGTCTAGAAAAGGTAGGAAAAGAAGAAAAAGGTAGTCAATCACTACAATTAATTGAAGCAATTAAAGACCATGATGCTGGAATAAAAGGCGATAAAATTGCAGTGAAAAAAGCTTATACGATGTTGAAAAAGCTTTATTCCGAACAAAAAGCAAACTTAGAAATCCGAGCTTACCTAGGTAGTGCTGCAACTTTATTAGGAAGAGATGCGCATAGTGTAACAGACAAAATGAAGTATGCATTAGAGGGATTAAAGCATTTAGATGAAGTAGTAGAAAAAAAATCGGATTTTTTCTTAGCTAGATTTCTAAGAGGGCATGTAGCATACCGATTACCAGATATGTATTTTCAAAGAATGACTACAGCAATTGAAGATTTCACCTATATAGTAAATGAATATGACCAGAACGCTAAGCTGTTAACCGAGGAAGAATATGTAGAAATCTTAAAAAACTTGGTTGATTTGTTTAAACGTACTAACGATCTTGAGAAATCATCGTTTTATCAAGAAAAATTAAAGCAACTCAAAAAAGCAACTCAACCTTTGGTAGCTATAGCTAATGATGAAAAACAAGAAAAACAGTATCAAGGCTCTGATCTAGAAAATGAGGGAATGAACGAGGAAGCAAGTGAGTTTTATGAAAGGGCATTAAAAGGTACTTCCGAAGATGTTAAAAAAGCTATTTCATTCTTTGAAGTATTTGTTCTGACAAATTCAGCTCCTGAAGTCGAAATGTATTTAATAGACTTGCAATCCATGCAAGCAAGAGACTCAATTAACACGTATGAAATGTTCGGTTCAGCAATTAAATCAATGAAGGCAATGGATAGTCTAATTCAAGAGCACCCTGAGAATCTTGAATTGAAAATCATTCGAGCAAGACATAGCTTACGTCTTCCAGAATTATTTTTCCGTCGAGCGGCAATTGCAATGAGAGATATCGAATCACTTTTAAAAGATGAGGGATTCCTAAAGCAAAAAGGCGATGAAACAAAATATCAACTGATGTATGAATTGGGTCTTGCGTATGAAATGTTAGATATGACTGAAGAGGCATTAGGTGCATGGAATCAACTAAGCAAGTTACGACCAGGTTCTTATTGGCAGGCAAAAATAGATGAAAAGAAAGATGTTTATTCATATAAGGAAATCGATTTAAGAACTTTAACAGTTGCAACACCTGAAAAACTGTATGAAAAAGCGAAAGAAATGCACAAATATGGAGCAAAAGGCAGCAAAGTAGCAGCGAGACAAAGTCTCAAGGCATGGGAAAAAGCAAAAGAGGCTAACCCAGAGTGTGAAATTGCAGCAACGTACTATGCAGCATCTGTTGCTTTACAAGGAAGGTTCGCAAGTGATCCACAAGATATGTTCAAAGATACGATTCAAGGTTTAAAACTATTAAAAACTTGCATCACAACTGATAATCCTGAGTTGAAATTTTTAAGAGGAATGATTTATTCTGCTATGCCAGAAGGATTTTTCCACACGAGTGATAAAGCAATGAAGGATTTAAAATCTGTTAAAGCAGCGTATGAACAAGAAGGAGAAAATTGTTCTATCACGAGGGAACAATACCTACAACTTCTTTACGAGCTAGGACTTTTGTATCAAAGAAATAGTTTTCATGATAAAGCAGAAAAAACATGGAAGCAGCTACTAAAAGAAGAACCTAATTCTCCTTATGCTATGCGATTAGAAAGTATGGATTTAACAGATTAA
- a CDS encoding amidohydrolase family protein, with product MIIDAHAHLSNTDYGDTSTYLKLLKEAGIDQGVAVPGAMLDVRKMTDYITGRAKPEKPIPDNKYVENAFKANSNIHGFICINPHDKDVEQQLLKAKRAGFKGLKLSPMSHQFSFSSKGIAALASLCGEYGFPFYTHVVYSPGASTAKLVQLAKQNPKTNFIIGHMGFGPADQEALEAAKTMNNFFLETSTGNFLHIQESVKKAGSSKVIFGSEYPLSHPAIELEKIMKLEISDREREDVLSTNIKNLLSI from the coding sequence ATGATTATCGATGCACATGCACACTTATCAAATACCGATTATGGCGATACATCGACCTATCTTAAATTATTGAAAGAAGCTGGGATTGATCAAGGTGTTGCAGTACCAGGAGCAATGCTTGATGTACGTAAAATGACAGATTATATCACGGGTCGTGCAAAGCCGGAAAAACCCATCCCTGATAATAAATATGTTGAAAATGCCTTTAAGGCAAATAGCAATATTCACGGATTTATTTGTATTAATCCCCATGATAAAGATGTTGAGCAGCAACTTTTAAAAGCAAAGAGAGCTGGGTTTAAAGGGTTAAAGCTATCACCTATGTCCCATCAATTTTCGTTCTCTTCAAAAGGAATAGCAGCATTGGCTTCACTTTGCGGGGAATATGGGTTTCCTTTTTACACTCATGTTGTATATAGCCCAGGAGCTTCAACAGCTAAGCTTGTTCAATTAGCCAAGCAAAATCCTAAAACAAATTTTATTATCGGTCATATGGGGTTTGGACCCGCCGATCAAGAAGCGTTAGAAGCGGCAAAAACAATGAATAATTTCTTTTTGGAAACATCAACTGGAAATTTCTTGCATATACAAGAGTCAGTAAAAAAAGCTGGTAGCTCAAAAGTAATCTTTGGTTCTGAATACCCGTTGTCACATCCTGCTATTGAATTAGAAAAAATTATGAAGCTAGAAATCTCTGATCGTGAACGGGAAGATGTTCTTAGTACCAATATTAAAAATCTATTATCTATTTAA
- a CDS encoding 3-dehydroquinate synthase II: protein MQQKERQVWYDGRGVSVENMDVWELINHSPIDKVLVSLQQRKEGYFPQKMTFITEVNNVNELENVPEEDVVFSDSEEILAEAKKRGHQTCIFYSVDNREMLERCSREAAEYNFAAVDFDLPTNIPLELIIARLEESNTILLRAVNTAIDTEIAYGTLEKGSDGVLFATKNVDEVKRLTEFMSKQALPNLDLQPMVVTEVVHAGMGVRACVDTTGIMKQDEGMIIGSTSGGGVFVCSETHYLPYMNLRPFRVNAGAVHSYVWQPEDAAEYLSDLKAGDKVLCVNTKGETRVLTVGRIKTEVRPMLLIKGKVGERELNVIVQDDWHIRIMSADGKPRNASTIRPGDELLAYTCEPGRHVGVKVSETIIER from the coding sequence ATGCAACAGAAAGAAAGGCAAGTATGGTATGACGGAAGAGGAGTTTCAGTAGAGAACATGGATGTGTGGGAATTAATTAATCATTCTCCAATTGATAAGGTATTAGTTTCTTTACAACAACGTAAAGAAGGATATTTCCCCCAAAAAATGACTTTTATCACAGAGGTAAACAATGTAAATGAATTAGAGAATGTGCCTGAAGAGGATGTTGTCTTTTCAGATAGTGAAGAAATTTTAGCAGAAGCTAAAAAGCGAGGTCACCAGACTTGTATTTTCTATTCCGTTGATAATAGAGAAATGCTTGAGCGTTGTTCAAGAGAAGCTGCTGAATACAATTTTGCAGCTGTGGATTTTGATCTACCAACGAATATTCCGCTTGAATTAATTATTGCAAGATTAGAAGAGAGCAACACAATCTTATTACGTGCTGTTAATACGGCAATTGATACTGAGATTGCATATGGAACATTAGAAAAAGGTAGTGACGGGGTATTGTTCGCAACAAAAAATGTAGATGAGGTTAAACGTTTAACTGAATTTATGTCGAAGCAAGCTCTTCCAAATTTAGATCTCCAACCTATGGTAGTAACAGAAGTTGTGCATGCAGGTATGGGAGTTCGTGCATGTGTTGATACCACTGGCATTATGAAGCAAGACGAAGGAATGATTATCGGGTCTACTTCTGGTGGAGGAGTATTTGTTTGCTCGGAAACTCACTATTTACCATATATGAATTTAAGACCTTTCCGTGTTAATGCTGGTGCTGTACATTCTTATGTGTGGCAGCCTGAGGATGCTGCAGAATATTTAAGTGATTTAAAAGCAGGAGATAAAGTACTATGTGTGAACACAAAAGGAGAAACGCGTGTTCTAACGGTTGGTCGTATTAAAACAGAGGTTAGACCAATGTTATTAATTAAAGGGAAAGTTGGAGAGCGTGAACTAAATGTAATCGTACAAGATGACTGGCATATCCGTATCATGAGTGCCGATGGAAAACCACGTAATGCTTCTACAATCCGTCCTGGAGATGAGTTATTAGCTTATACTTGTGAACCTGGTAGACACGTAGGAGTTAAAGTAAGCGAAACAATCATCGAGAGATAA
- a CDS encoding 2-amino-3,7-dideoxy-D-threo-hept-6-ulosonate synthase, which yields MSGKDIRLKKLYHHSDNLLIVPMDHGITIGPVTGLAEINHTVNAVFDGGADAVVVHKGLVRYLTDSIGSNKGELIIHLSASTALAPETQSTRKEVVSSVEHSIRLGATAISTHVNLGSPFEADQIRDVGLIAEECDKWGLPLLAMMYVRDGSKQHEFDPERIRHAARVAEELGADIVKVNYSGSEETFKQVVSGVKIPVLIAGGERLNSTNDILSMIEDAVNAGAKGISIGRNIFQDENPGKLCASIRSILDR from the coding sequence ATGTCGGGGAAAGATATTCGTCTTAAGAAGCTATACCACCATTCCGATAATCTATTAATTGTTCCGATGGATCATGGAATTACTATTGGACCTGTTACAGGTTTGGCAGAAATCAATCATACTGTGAATGCTGTGTTTGATGGTGGAGCAGATGCTGTTGTTGTTCACAAAGGACTTGTTCGCTATTTGACCGATTCCATTGGATCAAATAAAGGAGAATTAATCATCCATTTATCGGCTTCGACTGCTTTAGCACCAGAAACACAATCAACACGTAAAGAGGTTGTATCTTCGGTTGAACATTCAATCCGACTTGGTGCTACTGCCATATCTACACATGTTAATTTAGGCTCGCCATTTGAAGCAGATCAAATTAGAGATGTAGGACTTATAGCTGAAGAATGTGATAAATGGGGATTACCTCTTCTTGCAATGATGTATGTCCGCGATGGCTCAAAACAGCATGAATTTGATCCTGAAAGAATTCGACATGCAGCAAGAGTAGCAGAAGAACTTGGTGCAGATATCGTAAAAGTAAATTATAGTGGCTCTGAAGAAACCTTTAAGCAAGTTGTCTCTGGAGTGAAGATTCCTGTATTAATCGCAGGAGGAGAGCGATTAAATTCTACTAATGATATCTTGTCTATGATTGAGGATGCAGTAAATGCAGGTGCCAAAGGAATTTCAATTGGAAGAAATATTTTCCAAGATGAAAACCCAGGAAAGTTATGTGCAAGTATTAGGTCTATATTAGACCGTTAA
- a CDS encoding CAP domain-containing protein, protein MMKKLFIFTLLFLLLTPVVSHGQIKTFKEPPFEFYKVSKGDTFWYIAQRYGLDYKRLMELNPSIEPRNMHVGEVIRLKPSAESVSTFQEQVVQLVNQERAKAGLNPLTHRADVKNVAQKKAEDLINSNYFSHTSPNYGSPFDMLKTFGISYSYAGENIAKGQKTPQEVMNAWMNSSGHRANILKPEFDSIGVGFYHGAWVQMFIKGR, encoded by the coding sequence ATGATGAAAAAATTATTTATCTTTACCCTTCTTTTTCTATTACTTACACCAGTTGTTTCTCACGGGCAAATTAAAACGTTTAAAGAACCACCATTCGAATTTTATAAAGTTTCAAAAGGTGACACGTTTTGGTACATAGCTCAACGCTACGGTTTAGACTATAAAAGGTTAATGGAGCTTAATCCATCTATTGAACCAAGAAATATGCATGTAGGTGAAGTGATTCGTTTAAAACCTTCAGCTGAAAGTGTAAGCACTTTCCAAGAGCAAGTGGTTCAGCTGGTTAATCAGGAAAGAGCTAAAGCTGGATTAAACCCACTCACTCATCGAGCAGATGTGAAAAATGTTGCTCAGAAAAAAGCAGAGGACTTGATCAATTCTAATTATTTTTCACATACAAGTCCAAATTATGGATCTCCGTTTGATATGTTGAAGACTTTTGGTATTAGTTATTCTTATGCAGGTGAGAACATTGCAAAAGGGCAAAAAACTCCGCAAGAAGTAATGAATGCTTGGATGAATTCTTCAGGTCATCGTGCAAACATCTTAAAACCTGAATTCGATTCAATTGGAGTAGGGTTTTATCATGGAGCTTGGGTTCAGATGTTCATTAAAGGTAGATAA
- a CDS encoding alpha/beta-type small acid-soluble spore protein gives MASNSNNNSNQLVVPGAAQAIDQMKYEIANEFGVNLGGETTSRANGSVGGEITKRLVSFAEQQLGGKQQY, from the coding sequence ATGGCAAGCAACAGTAACAACAATTCTAATCAATTAGTAGTACCTGGAGCTGCTCAAGCAATCGACCAAATGAAGTATGAAATCGCTAATGAATTTGGCGTAAATCTTGGTGGAGAAACAACATCTCGTGCAAATGGATCAGTTGGTGGAGAAATTACAAAACGTTTAGTATCTTTTGCTGAACAACAATTAGGCGGTAAACAACAATACTAA
- a CDS encoding alpha/beta fold hydrolase, translating to MPSVKLDEEKFIFYEDIGEGIPVIFVHPPGMGRHVFYFQRKLKQHMRLLMPDLSGHGDSSRVNAEKISIEYYAKELVMFMDKLNIDQAVFCGYSAGGAITQYISVFYQERVRGLILFGGYPTVQHTLFKWEHKAGMYLVEKQKALLAYLLSISHTNNEKFQKILYKHMIKSQGEVWKAYYQEVLHYNVIRYLDKINVPVLIMYGTKSDLINKYTNYYKQRIKEIRIVYFKRTNHQVPTKRSKLANLEIERFIKYKIDHK from the coding sequence ATGCCATCTGTAAAATTAGACGAGGAAAAATTCATTTTTTATGAGGATATAGGTGAGGGAATCCCAGTGATTTTTGTTCACCCACCTGGAATGGGGAGACATGTATTTTATTTTCAACGAAAACTCAAACAGCATATGAGGTTACTCATGCCAGACTTGTCTGGTCACGGGGATAGCAGTCGGGTAAATGCGGAAAAAATCTCCATAGAATACTATGCAAAAGAACTTGTAATGTTTATGGATAAATTAAATATTGATCAAGCCGTTTTCTGTGGTTATTCAGCGGGTGGAGCAATTACTCAATATATCAGTGTATTTTATCAAGAGAGGGTTCGCGGTTTAATATTATTTGGAGGCTATCCTACTGTTCAACATACTTTATTTAAATGGGAACATAAAGCAGGTATGTACCTAGTGGAAAAACAAAAAGCTCTTTTAGCTTATTTACTCTCAATTAGCCACACAAATAATGAAAAATTCCAAAAAATATTATATAAACACATGATTAAATCGCAAGGGGAAGTGTGGAAAGCCTATTATCAAGAGGTTTTGCATTACAATGTCATTCGGTATTTAGATAAGATAAATGTACCAGTCTTAATTATGTATGGTACTAAATCAGATTTAATAAATAAATATACCAATTATTATAAACAAAGAATAAAAGAAATAAGGATTGTTTATTTTAAAAGGACAAACCATCAAGTTCCAACAAAAAGATCAAAACTAGCTAATCTTGAAATTGAAAGATTTATAAAATATAAAATTGATCATAAGTAA
- a CDS encoding DUF4395 domain-containing protein — MKEDVKYIPRPLVRSYQWSIVASVIIVWFTGAYALLLVPLLAGISGLLFKRNFIMEIAKVFLRKELSEYIPEDVDQQRFNSVISIICLVGGLLGYIFGIPFMAYFFTAMVAIAAFVAILGFCIGCFIRFQWKQYQYKRVNN; from the coding sequence ATGAAAGAAGATGTTAAATATATTCCAAGACCTTTAGTAAGAAGCTATCAATGGAGTATTGTAGCAAGTGTCATCATAGTCTGGTTTACTGGAGCCTATGCTCTTTTATTGGTACCATTGTTAGCAGGAATATCAGGATTACTATTTAAACGTAATTTTATTATGGAGATAGCAAAAGTGTTTTTAAGAAAAGAACTGTCTGAATATATCCCGGAGGATGTGGATCAACAAAGATTTAACTCAGTAATCTCCATTATCTGTTTAGTAGGAGGATTACTAGGTTATATATTTGGCATTCCTTTCATGGCGTATTTCTTTACAGCTATGGTGGCTATTGCAGCATTTGTAGCGATCTTAGGCTTTTGTATCGGATGCTTTATTCGGTTTCAATGGAAGCAATATCAATATAAACGTGTGAACAATTAA
- a CDS encoding bifunctional metallophosphatase/5'-nucleotidase: protein MHKKKRFFLYSCIFLLFLSTSVYSASTYRENVTTIQLIGLNDFHGQLDTYQELSGQKVGGAEYVASLVKKLRNQNPDSLLVHAGDMVGGSPPLSSVFQDEPTIEFLNSLHVDIGTLGNHEFDRGVPEMLRLIQGDPSSDFNGSTTTYISANVLNKDTHSPLFPPYLVKEINGKKIGFIGVVTTETKDYVVPSHLNGLNITDEVEAINHAATEIVSQGVTTIVVLAHVSAKSSLTGGNPRQELVKMAPSLHNEIDVIFAGHSHGYANTIVDNKLIVQGYSYGKAITQVNLEFDNTTDTLLNKEATIHLTSHEHIEPDLQTIQLLEKYRVKQNEMNQIVMILPQSISRKKDRNGDSPLGKLLVESMSNETQADIAFTHHGGIRFNLEEGPISINDVKRALPFNHHVLKVELSGLQIQQAIEEQWKGEKENFLQIKGLTYMHTTPFSKKVETIYLDNGEKLKPNSTYTVALTDYLANGGDGFLAFQNHRLLKKYGNVSDLLIDYLKEENS, encoded by the coding sequence ATGCATAAAAAAAAGAGATTTTTTTTGTATAGTTGTATTTTTCTACTTTTCTTAAGCACATCCGTCTACTCAGCTTCTACCTATAGAGAAAATGTGACAACCATTCAACTTATTGGACTGAATGATTTCCATGGACAACTAGATACCTACCAAGAACTATCAGGTCAAAAAGTCGGTGGAGCCGAATATGTCGCTTCACTTGTAAAAAAACTTCGAAATCAAAATCCAGACTCACTCCTTGTTCATGCAGGTGATATGGTTGGCGGTAGCCCTCCTTTATCCTCAGTTTTTCAAGATGAACCGACCATAGAATTTTTAAACTCACTTCATGTTGATATTGGAACTCTAGGGAACCATGAATTCGATCGAGGTGTTCCAGAAATGCTTAGGTTAATCCAAGGTGACCCTTCTAGTGACTTTAACGGATCGACAACTACCTATATTTCAGCTAATGTTCTAAATAAAGATACTCATTCTCCTTTGTTCCCTCCTTATCTCGTGAAAGAAATAAATGGAAAAAAGATAGGCTTTATCGGAGTTGTGACGACTGAAACAAAAGATTATGTAGTACCGAGTCATTTAAACGGTCTAAATATTACAGATGAGGTAGAAGCCATCAATCATGCAGCAACCGAGATAGTATCACAAGGAGTTACCACTATTGTCGTTTTAGCTCACGTCTCAGCTAAATCAAGCCTTACTGGTGGAAACCCAAGACAAGAGTTAGTTAAAATGGCCCCATCCCTACATAATGAAATAGATGTAATTTTCGCTGGACATAGCCATGGATACGCAAACACAATAGTAGATAATAAACTAATTGTTCAAGGATATTCATATGGAAAGGCGATAACCCAAGTTAATTTAGAATTTGATAACACAACAGATACCTTATTAAATAAAGAGGCTACTATTCACCTAACTTCCCACGAACACATCGAACCAGATCTACAAACTATCCAATTACTTGAAAAATATCGAGTTAAACAGAATGAAATGAACCAGATAGTTATGATTTTACCGCAATCCATTTCAAGAAAGAAAGATCGTAACGGAGATTCTCCCTTAGGAAAATTACTTGTAGAATCAATGAGTAATGAAACACAAGCTGACATAGCCTTTACACATCATGGGGGAATACGTTTTAACTTAGAAGAAGGACCAATTTCAATAAATGATGTAAAACGTGCCCTTCCCTTTAATCATCATGTTCTAAAGGTTGAATTATCAGGACTACAAATACAACAAGCAATAGAAGAACAATGGAAAGGAGAGAAAGAAAATTTTCTGCAAATAAAAGGTCTCACTTATATGCATACGACCCCATTTTCTAAAAAGGTTGAAACCATCTACTTAGATAATGGAGAAAAACTAAAGCCTAACTCAACCTATACAGTTGCCCTTACTGATTATTTAGCAAATGGAGGGGATGGATTTTTAGCATTTCAAAATCATCGCCTTTTAAAGAAATATGGAAACGTGAGTGATCTACTTATCGACTATCTTAAAGAAGAGAATTCCTAA